From the genome of Anaerolineae bacterium, one region includes:
- the groES gene encoding co-chaperone GroES, translating into MKLRPLQDRILVERVEEETTTRGGIIIPDTAKEKPIEGKVIAIGKGKTGDDGKRIALEIKKGDRILFSKYGGTEVKIDGEEYLIMREDDVLGIIE; encoded by the coding sequence ATGAAACTCAGACCATTACAAGATCGAATTTTAGTAGAACGTGTTGAAGAAGAAACCACCACCAGGGGAGGAATTATCATTCCCGACACAGCTAAGGAAAAACCGATAGAAGGAAAGGTTATTGCTATTGGTAAGGGCAAAACAGGTGATGACGGCAAGAGAATAGCTCTTGAGATAAAGAAGGGTGACAGGATTTTATTCAGCAAGTATGGCGGCACAGAGGTGAAGATTGACGGCGAAGAATATCTCATCATGCGTGAAGATGATGTTCTTGGAATAATCGAATAA
- a CDS encoding pilus assembly PilX N-terminal domain-containing protein, whose product MGLIYKNEKGMVLPLGLMFLAIIAILGTTAVIVTTTDLKIGSNYRASEQAFYDADAGVQYVIASIKDGLENETFALPANIEDTVSFTSYYTTPADFSFTISDISMTDSNTYTFTSTGSGPGNSQSVIEVSFAREVTSAINYAGFGDAKLDTKNGGTTLSYDSSSPDPTKNDPSNPSFQSTHEADVGSNDWLVTHNGVLIDGSGVFGEQSDGSPTTDGIHGGTTFYETTPVNAGRIDPDPLGVNSGGIYDPSTYSVSNDNDLSGVGTTINTSGPVTLVGKAGGANYYFTDITLKVGSSLTVDVTAGPPVNIFLEGGLEAKNGSTINVVGNATDFAIFSNSASKIDFKHNSEFKGLVYAPFAPVDMKNSSSVYGAIWAKTLDIKNSGTLYFDTALKNKYSNTTNNMLIQSWKEVF is encoded by the coding sequence ATGGGTTTGATATATAAAAATGAAAAAGGAATGGTCCTTCCTCTTGGGCTTATGTTCCTTGCTATTATAGCGATTTTGGGAACCACAGCGGTTATAGTAACGACAACAGACCTTAAAATCGGCAGCAATTACAGGGCCAGCGAACAGGCATTCTACGATGCAGATGCCGGCGTTCAATACGTAATTGCAAGCATAAAAGATGGACTTGAAAATGAAACCTTTGCTCTGCCTGCAAATATCGAAGATACCGTTTCTTTTACTTCTTATTATACAACACCTGCGGATTTTTCCTTTACTATCTCAGACATATCAATGACTGATTCAAATACCTACACCTTCACCAGCACCGGCAGCGGTCCTGGAAACTCGCAATCCGTCATAGAAGTCTCATTTGCGAGAGAGGTCACAAGCGCTATTAATTACGCTGGATTTGGTGATGCAAAATTAGATACGAAAAATGGCGGAACTACTTTGAGTTATGACAGCAGCAGCCCCGATCCCACAAAAAACGATCCTTCTAACCCGTCATTTCAAAGCACGCATGAAGCCGATGTTGGATCTAATGACTGGCTGGTGACCCATAATGGGGTGTTGATTGATGGAAGCGGAGTATTTGGCGAACAGTCAGACGGCTCTCCTACAACAGACGGCATTCATGGCGGCACAACATTTTATGAAACAACCCCTGTCAATGCAGGAAGGATCGATCCTGACCCTCTTGGTGTAAATTCCGGAGGCATATATGATCCTTCTACCTATAGTGTCAGCAACGACAATGACCTCTCCGGAGTCGGCACCACAATCAACACCAGCGGCCCCGTCACTCTCGTCGGAAAAGCAGGTGGAGCCAATTATTACTTCACGGATATCACCCTGAAAGTTGGGTCAAGCCTCACTGTTGATGTAACGGCAGGACCACCGGTCAACATATTCCTGGAAGGTGGTCTTGAAGCCAAGAACGGCTCGACAATTAATGTTGTTGGGAACGCAACGGATTTTGCTATTTTTTCAAACTCTGCTTCTAAGATCGATTTTAAACACAACAGTGAATTCAAGGGGCTGGTATATGCTCCATTTGCACCTGTTGACATGAAAAACAGTTCATCGGTCTATGGAGCAATATGGGCTAAAACCTTAGATATAAAAAATTCAGGTACACTCTATTTTGACACAGCCTTGAAAAACAAGTATTCAAATACAACAAACAATATGTTAATTCAGTCTTGGAAAGAAGTTTTTTAG
- a CDS encoding GAF domain-containing protein — translation MNFEKWFGNNSLKNKNLHYKLIIIFGLFFLFPVLGFVMFGIRYNLMNDEYVLLFFLGLLVFSFSGYTMLRRLFNEITNISDKISKKNIAETGEGIHPGTDEIHSLVQSFNAIENQFSKTFQQLQKKSSEISILKELSELCYVTFDPTEILYITLERSLALTVSDVGSVMILDRDSESFIVKATIGAGEYIKIDDEVDFKTSIAKYAVINKSPIVVEDIEKDTRFGRANRPQYASKSFVCMPIKTSKDIVGVLTISCRSSDKIYTQDDVEVLTPLLSNAAFTYENLSLLKYNKKEELILKAVEKIFKTMNSSLRDSELLHAIMNEIQAVVPFSIALVITIVENIPNQIKIIDLLANAPTDITKNAFYQYQRGTIIDKILKQGNTLIIDDASVLSSEVEKKLFVNQGVKSCILAPLKMSGVMYGLVALTAQESVVFYDNKQLIEWMADALSVAIERNKLSESVVKRNKELDSIKQIGSALASSTFDMNKVLEYTMDMIKVIMNVEAGTLYLVKENELELAVGFNVELESLKDLKNLRLKMGQGIAGYTAARGESIIINDTHKSPHFNPNVDNTTGFETLSALCVPMISQGRVVGVLEVLNKIKGDFDSNDEDLLQSISSSVSIAIENARLYKETVSMAEHERGIRNVFQKFVPKYIVDKIIHHSETGKEMAEEVKTITMLNVDIRKFSELSVKIGYQKTVALLNHFFSVMGGIVFKYHGIVDKYLGDGLLALFGAPVSSTMDSDNAVLAALEMKNSLATVNDYFAGEFGASISIGISVHTGEVVVGNFGFDMKMDYTVIGDPVNDVFKLQGLTKSIPNGILISEKTCHSARSRLKLRDVDDRLGNLKIYELLGYKKD, via the coding sequence ATGAATTTTGAGAAGTGGTTTGGGAATAATTCCCTTAAAAATAAAAATCTTCATTATAAGCTCATTATAATATTTGGCCTCTTTTTTCTGTTCCCTGTACTGGGATTTGTTATGTTCGGAATCAGATATAACTTAATGAATGACGAATATGTTTTGCTGTTTTTTCTGGGCCTTCTGGTTTTTTCATTTTCAGGATATACGATGCTAAGGAGGTTGTTTAATGAGATAACGAATATATCCGATAAGATTTCCAAGAAAAATATTGCAGAGACAGGAGAAGGAATTCATCCAGGCACGGATGAAATACACAGCCTTGTCCAATCTTTTAACGCAATTGAGAATCAATTCAGCAAGACTTTCCAGCAGCTTCAAAAGAAGTCTTCTGAAATATCAATACTAAAGGAGCTTTCCGAACTTTGCTATGTTACATTTGATCCAACTGAAATCCTTTATATCACCCTGGAGCGTTCCCTGGCATTAACTGTTTCAGACGTGGGTTCAGTCATGATTCTGGATCGTGACAGCGAGTCGTTTATTGTTAAGGCGACCATTGGGGCTGGGGAATACATCAAGATAGATGACGAGGTGGATTTTAAAACAAGTATCGCCAAGTATGCTGTAATCAATAAATCGCCTATCGTGGTTGAAGACATTGAAAAGGACACCAGGTTCGGAAGGGCAAACCGTCCTCAATATGCCTCGAAATCCTTTGTTTGTATGCCGATTAAAACCAGCAAAGATATTGTCGGAGTGCTTACAATTTCATGTAGAAGTAGTGATAAAATTTATACACAGGACGACGTGGAAGTTTTGACTCCCCTTTTGAGCAACGCTGCTTTCACATATGAAAACCTCAGTCTTTTGAAGTATAATAAAAAGGAAGAGCTCATTCTAAAGGCAGTTGAGAAAATCTTCAAGACAATGAACTCAAGTCTCAGGGATAGTGAACTTTTACATGCTATTATGAATGAGATTCAAGCCGTTGTTCCGTTTAGTATAGCTTTGGTGATAACCATAGTTGAAAACATTCCTAATCAGATAAAAATTATTGATTTGCTGGCCAATGCGCCAACAGATATTACCAAAAACGCCTTTTATCAATACCAGAGGGGTACTATCATTGATAAGATTCTGAAACAGGGGAACACTCTTATTATAGATGATGCCAGTGTGCTTTCCAGTGAGGTTGAGAAAAAACTCTTTGTGAATCAGGGTGTTAAGTCATGCATTCTTGCACCATTGAAGATGAGCGGGGTTATGTATGGATTGGTTGCGTTAACTGCACAGGAGTCAGTTGTGTTTTATGATAATAAGCAATTAATAGAATGGATGGCGGATGCGCTTTCCGTTGCCATAGAGCGCAATAAGTTGTCTGAATCTGTTGTTAAACGCAATAAAGAATTGGATTCGATCAAACAAATTGGAAGCGCCCTTGCTTCATCAACTTTTGATATGAACAAGGTTCTTGAGTATACAATGGATATGATTAAAGTAATCATGAACGTTGAAGCGGGTACTCTATATCTTGTGAAGGAAAACGAGCTTGAGCTTGCTGTTGGATTTAATGTTGAACTTGAATCTCTGAAAGATCTGAAAAATCTGCGACTTAAAATGGGTCAGGGAATTGCCGGTTATACGGCGGCACGGGGGGAATCAATTATTATAAATGATACACACAAGTCACCGCACTTTAATCCTAATGTAGATAACACTACAGGTTTTGAGACGTTGTCTGCATTGTGCGTGCCGATGATTTCTCAGGGAAGGGTTGTCGGGGTTCTTGAAGTTCTAAATAAAATTAAGGGGGATTTTGACTCCAACGATGAAGATCTGCTGCAGTCTATATCATCATCGGTAAGTATTGCCATTGAAAACGCCAGGCTTTACAAGGAAACCGTCTCAATGGCCGAGCATGAGCGTGGTATAAGGAACGTGTTTCAAAAATTTGTACCCAAGTATATAGTCGATAAGATCATCCACCATTCAGAAACAGGAAAGGAAATGGCTGAAGAGGTAAAGACTATTACTATGCTGAATGTTGATATCAGGAAATTTTCAGAGCTTTCAGTAAAAATCGGATATCAGAAAACAGTTGCTCTGCTCAATCATTTCTTTTCCGTTATGGGAGGCATAGTCTTCAAATATCACGGTATTGTTGATAAGTATCTTGGTGATGGGCTGCTCGCGCTTTTCGGAGCGCCTGTCTCAAGCACTATGGATTCAGATAATGCTGTGCTGGCAGCGCTTGAAATGAAAAACTCGCTTGCAACCGTAAATGATTATTTTGCCGGGGAATTTGGCGCTTCTATAAGTATAGGTATAAGTGTTCATACTGGTGAAGTAGTTGTAGGCAACTTCGGCTTTGACATGAAAATGGATTATACTGTTATCGGCGATCCCGTGAATGATGTATTTAAGCTTCAGGGGCTTACCAAATCCATTCCGAACGGTATTTTGATTAGTGAAAAAACCTGCCATTCCGCACGGTCACGCCTGAAACTGCGTGATGTTGATGACAGACTCGGAAACCTGAAGATATACGAACTGCTGGGCTATAAAAAGGATTAA
- a CDS encoding prepilin-type N-terminal cleavage/methylation domain-containing protein: protein MCRLCDSNNGFTLMEVLFAMLILTVGLLGTAALITGVINSNKLSNRISTATILAQDKMEEIRGVGYAGADAEAGTEGYNIIPNYLLYKRITAVVAGDPAAGMKKITVTVYWDSDAHSVVLNTILAE, encoded by the coding sequence ATGTGCAGATTATGCGACAGCAACAATGGTTTTACCCTAATGGAAGTTCTGTTTGCCATGCTTATTTTGACAGTAGGACTGCTTGGAACGGCTGCCCTGATAACAGGGGTAATTAACAGCAACAAGCTTAGCAACAGGATTAGCACCGCCACGATTCTGGCGCAGGATAAGATGGAAGAGATCAGAGGGGTTGGATACGCTGGCGCTGATGCTGAAGCTGGGACAGAAGGCTATAATATCATTCCAAATTATCTTTTATATAAAAGAATCACAGCCGTAGTTGCCGGTGATCCAGCCGCTGGCATGAAGAAGATAACTGTTACCGTATATTGGGATTCTGATGCCCATTCGGTTGTTTTAAATACTATCCTTGCGGAGTAA
- the groL gene encoding chaperonin GroEL (60 kDa chaperone family; promotes refolding of misfolded polypeptides especially under stressful conditions; forms two stacked rings of heptamers to form a barrel-shaped 14mer; ends can be capped by GroES; misfolded proteins enter the barrel where they are refolded when GroES binds) gives MAKIIKYNMKAREAMLNGVKILSDAVVVTLGPKGRNVVIDKSWGSPTVTKDGVTVAKEIELEDKFENMGAQMVKEVASKTSDMAGDGTTTATVLARSIYEEGQKLVAAGNNPMAIKRGIEKAVEVAVNELQKMSKPTKNQREIAQVGTISANNDETIGNIIAEAMGKVGKEGVITVEEAKSMETTLEVVEGMQFDRGYLSPYFVTNPDKMVASLEDPYILINEKKIGSMKDLLPILEQIAKMGKPLVIIAEDVDGEALATLVVNKLRGTLHVAAVKAPGFGDRRKAMLEDIAILTGGQVVSEDIGLKLENITIKDLGKAKRITIDKDTTTIVDGAGARSALEGRVKQIRAQMEDTTSDYDREKLQERLAKLIGGVAVINVGAATETEMKEKKARVEDALNATRAAVEEGIVPGGGVALVRCLDALDKIKIKEADQKLGVKVVMRAIEEPLRQIANNAGAEGSVVIEKVKNGEGAFGYNAATNTYEDLIKAGIADPTKVVRFALQNAASVAALMLTTEAMIAEKPEDKKESGMPAGGGMGGMGGMGGMM, from the coding sequence ATGGCTAAAATTATAAAATATAACATGAAGGCCCGTGAAGCTATGCTCAACGGTGTTAAAATCCTTTCTGATGCGGTGGTTGTGACTCTAGGGCCAAAAGGAAGAAACGTTGTTATTGATAAATCATGGGGGTCTCCCACGGTTACAAAGGATGGAGTAACTGTGGCTAAGGAAATCGAACTGGAAGACAAGTTTGAAAATATGGGCGCTCAGATGGTGAAAGAGGTTGCCAGCAAGACAAGCGATATGGCAGGCGACGGAACAACAACTGCTACAGTTCTGGCAAGAAGTATCTATGAGGAAGGACAAAAGCTGGTTGCCGCAGGCAACAACCCTATGGCCATAAAACGCGGTATTGAAAAAGCCGTTGAGGTTGCGGTCAATGAACTTCAAAAAATGAGCAAACCAACCAAAAATCAGCGTGAGATAGCCCAGGTAGGCACCATTTCCGCAAACAACGATGAAACAATAGGCAATATCATTGCCGAAGCAATGGGCAAAGTTGGCAAAGAGGGTGTTATCACCGTTGAAGAGGCAAAAAGCATGGAAACCACACTTGAGGTGGTCGAAGGCATGCAGTTTGACCGTGGATATCTTTCTCCATATTTTGTTACAAATCCGGACAAGATGGTTGCTTCACTTGAAGATCCTTATATTCTCATCAACGAAAAAAAGATAGGCTCCATGAAAGACCTTCTTCCCATACTCGAGCAAATCGCCAAAATGGGCAAACCTCTTGTAATCATTGCAGAGGATGTGGACGGCGAAGCTCTTGCCACTCTTGTTGTAAACAAGCTGAGAGGAACATTACATGTTGCCGCGGTTAAAGCTCCTGGTTTTGGCGACAGAAGAAAAGCCATGCTTGAGGATATAGCAATTCTTACCGGAGGCCAGGTTGTATCAGAAGACATTGGACTCAAACTGGAAAACATTACGATTAAAGACCTTGGCAAAGCCAAACGGATTACCATTGACAAAGACACCACCACTATTGTTGACGGCGCCGGCGCTCGCAGCGCTCTGGAAGGCCGCGTAAAACAGATTCGCGCTCAGATGGAGGATACAACATCCGATTATGATCGTGAAAAACTCCAGGAACGTCTTGCTAAATTAATCGGCGGTGTGGCTGTGATTAATGTCGGCGCAGCAACCGAAACCGAGATGAAAGAGAAAAAGGCACGCGTCGAGGATGCATTAAATGCCACCCGGGCTGCTGTTGAAGAAGGTATTGTGCCTGGCGGCGGCGTGGCGCTGGTACGCTGCCTGGACGCTCTGGACAAGATTAAAATCAAGGAGGCAGACCAGAAGCTGGGCGTAAAGGTTGTTATGCGCGCCATAGAAGAGCCCCTGCGCCAGATTGCCAATAATGCAGGTGCAGAAGGCTCCGTTGTGATTGAAAAGGTTAAAAATGGCGAAGGCGCCTTTGGATACAATGCTGCAACTAATACATACGAAGACCTTATTAAAGCAGGCATTGCCGATCCTACCAAGGTGGTTCGTTTTGCTCTGCAAAATGCGGCAAGTGTTGCTGCGTTGATGCTGACAACAGAAGCCATGATAGCTGAAAAGCCTGAAGATAAAAAAGAGTCCGGCATGCCGGCGGGCGGCGGAATGGGCGGAATGGGCGGAATGGGCGGAATGATGTAA
- a CDS encoding GspH/FimT family pseudopilin yields the protein MRLCNKQSGFTLIELIVTIAILAVFAGIAVPNFLSYMPKSRLNGAARQVMGDLMAARMRAVKENSTATVTYLSNHEYKISTVSEEKTVNIWPNYHDVTIGSVSGGSFSSNSFSNISFLSRGTSNTGSVGLTNSTNSKKVSVTITGRVKITHL from the coding sequence ATGCGGCTTTGCAATAAACAATCCGGCTTTACACTTATTGAACTGATCGTTACAATTGCTATTCTGGCGGTGTTTGCCGGCATTGCCGTTCCAAATTTTCTGTCTTACATGCCGAAAAGCAGGTTAAATGGAGCGGCCAGGCAGGTGATGGGTGATTTGATGGCAGCAAGGATGAGAGCTGTTAAAGAGAACTCCACGGCTACGGTAACGTATCTTAGCAACCATGAGTATAAAATATCGACTGTCAGTGAAGAGAAAACCGTGAATATCTGGCCCAATTATCATGACGTAACTATCGGCAGCGTTAGCGGCGGCAGCTTTAGTAGTAACAGCTTCAGTAATATTAGTTTTCTTTCCAGAGGAACATCAAACACCGGCAGTGTTGGTCTAACCAATTCGACCAACTCAAAGAAGGTGAGTGTTACTATAACAGGACGTGTTAAGATAACTCATTTATAA
- a CDS encoding LysM domain-containing protein, which produces MNYSKIIKVIPCLWIFTVIIACPLYLCAEDEKGIKHETGFYYTIQRGDTLWDISQRFFDSPWQWPDLWEENRQVPNPHLVYPGERIRLFHKGWIKTTAETDVAEKSLQEKKPQKEPPYLLYTAIDKIGFIKKEPVTPSGHIFKSYNDKIMISHGDKVYIKQNNNALFIPGQKYTTYRTIEHVINKKTKDTVGFQHYLTGILEITEKHPDFSVAKVVQSFRSIAVNDLLMPYQPLSKKILIAESKKGLEGSIIGSEEKATISGDGAIAFIDRGSQEGVMPGQYYSIYYQEKKRLDPKSKKYTLLSVVDFGTLFVLRTEQNTATVLITRSDKSITPGAKICSPLPKK; this is translated from the coding sequence ATGAATTATAGTAAAATTATCAAAGTAATTCCCTGTCTGTGGATATTCACAGTAATAATTGCTTGCCCCTTATATCTTTGTGCTGAAGATGAAAAGGGAATCAAACATGAAACAGGCTTTTATTATACTATTCAAAGGGGAGACACACTCTGGGATATTTCGCAGCGATTCTTTGATTCACCATGGCAGTGGCCTGATTTGTGGGAAGAAAACAGACAGGTCCCCAATCCCCATCTGGTTTACCCTGGCGAAAGGATACGCCTGTTTCATAAAGGGTGGATTAAAACAACGGCTGAAACAGATGTGGCTGAAAAGTCCTTGCAAGAAAAAAAGCCGCAAAAAGAACCTCCATATCTCCTTTATACTGCAATTGACAAAATAGGTTTTATTAAAAAAGAACCTGTTACCCCCTCAGGACATATATTCAAGTCATATAACGATAAAATTATGATCAGTCATGGTGACAAGGTTTATATAAAACAAAATAATAATGCATTATTTATTCCAGGGCAAAAATATACAACATATAGAACCATAGAACATGTAATAAACAAAAAAACAAAGGATACTGTTGGATTTCAGCACTATCTGACCGGGATACTTGAAATTACAGAAAAGCATCCTGATTTTTCTGTAGCAAAGGTTGTTCAATCTTTCCGCTCTATTGCAGTCAATGATCTTTTAATGCCGTATCAGCCGCTGTCAAAGAAAATATTAATTGCCGAAAGCAAAAAAGGGCTTGAAGGATCAATCATAGGCTCAGAAGAAAAAGCAACCATCAGCGGAGACGGCGCAATAGCCTTTATTGACAGGGGCAGTCAGGAAGGCGTAATGCCGGGGCAGTACTACAGTATATATTACCAGGAAAAAAAGCGGCTCGATCCCAAAAGTAAAAAATATACCCTTCTTTCGGTCGTAGATTTTGGGACATTGTTTGTCCTGCGCACCGAACAGAACACAGCTACAGTTCTTATTACAAGGTCGGATAAAAGTATTACTCCGGGCGCTAAAATCTGCAGCCCTTTACCGAAAAAATGA
- a CDS encoding pilus assembly PilX N-terminal domain-containing protein, producing MSDMGLTYKNEKGMVLPLGLMFLAIIAILGTTAVIVTTTDLKIGSNYRASEEAFYAAEAGIEEARARLRQSAANHINDGHPTSDQWRAYIGENVKAQGKGYNSSNAMHIRVSSLQSYLAYVVEIKHQTDTSGNILYWGDPDGDGISQRNLDGTYSGNKNIYLVTSYGYSGTSNKAICVEMTLVPPVTAPAALYIEASTTIQGSSTNIIGTDSCGSEDKPGIITSQAEGSITENGNPTISGDPAISYNGANMDIQSVVDSFKGSADFAYTVNSATDTGMNWGTPTPGATLQDPSSCSSSNIVYYNTQNTYIKLSGGSAGCGILLVEGDLDMSGGFSWYGIVIVTGAITITGGGDKNITGALIAGGSVDADIVGGNSNIVYCSSAIDNQTENHPLLILSWEEEM from the coding sequence ATGTCAGATATGGGTTTGACATATAAAAATGAAAAAGGAATGGTCCTTCCTCTTGGGCTTATGTTCCTTGCTATTATAGCGATTCTGGGAACTACTGCGGTTATAGTAACAACAACAGACCTTAAAATCGGCAGCAATTACAGGGCCAGCGAAGAGGCATTTTATGCGGCGGAAGCGGGAATCGAAGAGGCAAGGGCGAGGCTCCGCCAAAGTGCGGCAAATCATATTAATGATGGACATCCCACCTCTGACCAATGGAGGGCATATATTGGAGAGAATGTAAAAGCGCAAGGAAAGGGATACAACAGCAGTAATGCGATGCATATTAGGGTATCCAGTCTTCAATCCTATCTGGCATATGTTGTAGAAATAAAACACCAGACAGATACATCAGGCAATATTTTATACTGGGGAGATCCTGACGGCGACGGGATCAGCCAGCGCAATCTTGATGGGACGTACTCCGGCAACAAAAATATCTATCTTGTTACGAGTTACGGCTATTCAGGCACTTCAAACAAGGCAATATGTGTTGAAATGACACTGGTTCCTCCTGTAACTGCGCCGGCCGCTCTTTATATTGAAGCCTCAACGACTATTCAGGGTTCCAGTACTAATATTATCGGCACAGATAGTTGCGGAAGCGAGGATAAGCCGGGGATTATTACTTCACAGGCCGAGGGGTCGATTACGGAGAACGGCAATCCCACTATTTCCGGCGACCCCGCTATCTCATACAACGGCGCAAACATGGACATCCAGTCTGTAGTTGATTCCTTTAAAGGCTCCGCTGATTTCGCGTATACTGTAAATAGCGCCACTGATACAGGAATGAACTGGGGAACTCCGACACCAGGTGCAACCCTGCAGGATCCTTCTTCTTGCAGCTCCAGCAACATTGTTTATTACAACACACAGAATACCTATATAAAACTTAGTGGAGGCTCTGCAGGATGCGGGATACTTCTTGTTGAGGGAGATCTGGATATGAGTGGCGGGTTTTCATGGTATGGTATAGTTATTGTGACAGGAGCTATTACAATTACCGGCGGCGGGGATAAGAACATTACTGGCGCTTTGATTGCCGGCGGATCCGTAGATGCTGATATTGTAGGTGGAAATTCCAATATAGTCTATTGCAGTTCAGCGATAGATAATCAGACAGAAAACCATCCTTTGCTCATACTTAGCTGGGAAGAGGAAATGTAA
- a CDS encoding phosphoribosylformylglycinamidine synthase subunit PurQ, whose product MKRVNALVLAGYGLNCDNETAYALELAGASASRVHINSLIDGSVTLDDFQIMIFVGGFSWGDDHGAGVIQSVRLKTNIGDKILEFVDKGNLVLGICNGFQTLVNLGLLPGFKGDYKTRSIALAFNDCGNFRDEWVMLKVNPLSPCVFTKGFDTLELPIRHGEGKFYSGKAVIEQLFDNNQVAMQYAMPKGSLADNRFPFNPNGSINDIAGICDPTGRIFGLMPHPEAFNHWTNHPDWMRDKEKIKRCGGAINPGTTAGIRMFQNGVDFICGR is encoded by the coding sequence ATGAAGAGGGTAAATGCTCTTGTCTTGGCCGGATACGGCCTGAACTGTGATAATGAGACAGCTTATGCCCTTGAACTGGCCGGAGCTTCAGCCAGTAGGGTGCATATCAACTCGCTTATTGACGGTTCCGTGACTCTTGATGATTTCCAGATAATGATTTTTGTGGGAGGATTTAGCTGGGGAGACGATCACGGCGCAGGTGTGATTCAGTCTGTTCGTCTGAAGACAAATATAGGCGATAAGATACTTGAATTTGTTGACAAGGGGAATCTTGTGCTTGGAATATGCAATGGATTTCAGACACTTGTCAACCTGGGGCTTTTGCCCGGCTTTAAGGGCGATTACAAGACACGATCTATTGCCCTTGCATTTAATGATTGTGGAAATTTCAGGGATGAGTGGGTAATGCTTAAGGTTAATCCTTTATCTCCATGTGTATTTACAAAAGGATTCGATACCCTGGAGCTTCCTATAAGACATGGAGAAGGAAAGTTTTATTCAGGCAAGGCCGTAATTGAGCAATTATTTGATAACAACCAGGTTGCTATGCAGTATGCCATGCCAAAAGGCAGTCTTGCCGACAACAGGTTTCCATTTAATCCAAACGGATCAATAAATGATATTGCCGGTATATGTGATCCCACCGGCCGGATCTTCGGCCTTATGCCTCATCCCGAAGCCTTTAACCACTGGACAAATCATCCGGACTGGATGCGCGATAAGGAAAAGATAAAGCGTTGCGGAGGCGCAATAAATCCAGGTACTACAGCCGGCATACGCATGTTTCAAAATGGCGTGGATTTTATTTGCGGCAGGTAG
- a CDS encoding prepilin-type N-terminal cleavage/methylation domain-containing protein: MHYLPKNRESGFTLVEMLIAMTIGLIILTALSSTFLIQRKTYDVQEQIVEMVQTARAAMDMMTREIRMAGYNPAGVSFDGIPYNADSSTIDVYADLNGNGSIDTTSGTYEHITYLYDSTNNQIDRNTNTGGGNQPFAENIETFEVLCLKADGVTEVTTTAENADIRQIRITITARTTEADADYSTNGGYRTHTLTSLITPRNLGL; the protein is encoded by the coding sequence TTGCATTATTTGCCTAAAAATAGAGAGAGCGGTTTTACCCTGGTGGAAATGCTGATTGCCATGACAATTGGTCTGATTATCCTGACGGCATTGTCGAGCACCTTCCTTATTCAGCGCAAAACATATGATGTTCAGGAACAGATTGTCGAGATGGTTCAGACAGCAAGAGCTGCCATGGACATGATGACCAGAGAAATCAGGATGGCGGGGTATAATCCGGCTGGTGTAAGTTTTGATGGTATTCCATATAATGCGGATTCATCGACAATCGATGTATATGCGGACCTTAACGGCAACGGCAGTATCGACACCACCAGCGGTACTTACGAACATATAACATATTTATATGACAGCACGAATAATCAGATCGACAGGAATACGAATACCGGTGGCGGCAACCAGCCATTTGCCGAAAACATCGAGACGTTTGAAGTTTTGTGCCTAAAAGCTGATGGCGTGACGGAAGTAACTACAACTGCCGAAAATGCTGATATTCGACAGATAAGGATTACAATAACCGCCAGGACAACTGAAGCAGATGCTGATTATTCCACAAATGGCGGATACAGGACACATACTTTAACCTCTTTGATAACGCCAAGAAATCTTGGTTTATAG